Proteins encoded together in one Impatiens glandulifera chromosome 1, dImpGla2.1, whole genome shotgun sequence window:
- the LOC124919117 gene encoding uncharacterized protein LOC124919117 — protein sequence MECNKDEAIRAKEVAEKKMQNDDFEGAERIAKKALLLFPALDNISQMLAVCDVHICAGRKINGTEMDCYGILQVGKLADELTIKKQYRRLALILHPDKNKFPGAEAAFKMIGEANRVLSDKGKRSLYDSKCSRLSVRTIPTKSKPPPSKPSIIPWNSLQAFWTSCPFCYTRFQYPRSVMNKTLRCQSCLQSFMAIELDSQAIPTSYTKVPDMASKIFPVFHKGSARTSTDANGGASAPEGATQVGGDMRDKEKINHMKSQEKAEGSGTQCKKRKRNSEDSAEEGNCSSTQKSEIKDPFNMRKSTRLNETLGDDKKENGSDDVSSREKFKPQNGISSSSHGSFPERSSEGRQHEEACKEGTSISKDAATDFKIIGDPEFYNFNKDREKKCFLINQLWACYGKEDKMPRFYVVIRKVYSSEFKLRITWLEPHLEGQRKKFNLLKDLPISAGKFKLGNTQETTDLSTFSHPVHFEKGTSRGSYMIYPRKGETWAIFKNRKMSLSSEFEIVEIVSNLVVGVGIQVALLGKVKGFISLFKKKTKQNGSVIFPISDLLDFSHRIPSFRLTGNEREGVPKGYLELDPAAVPNDIEYCELEPNGLHPNPEKLQQPRKNLQSSPRKVNSTDDKHNKTEEHIIPNSEDKNFIDLTASSSHAKNTKFVSPASKILQEFYNFGSDKSEVSFHPDQIWAMYAADGLPKKYAQIKKIQSTPFRIFVLMLETDFPRSENVCGTFKVSTGKPKPFSPSAFSHVVKAEVHGNSLIDIYPKAGQVWMLDKNWDETFRMENCNYEIAEVLESNNEQFIKISLLLHLKGSKTIFKGARGRSMSSCIVEIPWKEVGRFCYQIPCFKFTTERNGMLRGCWELDPAAMPKKFQPLE from the exons ATGGAGTGCAATAAAGATGAGGCCATCAGAGCCAAGGAAGTTGCTGAGAAGAAGATGCaaaatgatgattttgaggGAGCTGAAAGAATTGCGAAGAAAGCTCTGCTGCTCTTCCCAGCACTAGACAACATATCACAGATGCTTGCTGTCTGTGATGTTCACATATGTGCTGGAAGAAAAATCAATGGGACCGAGATGGACTGTTATGGAATCCTTCAGGTTGGGAAACTAGCTGATGAGTTAACTATTAAGAAACAATATCGAAGACTTGCACTCATACTTCATCCTGATAAGAACAAGTTTCCAGGCGCAGAAGCTGCTTTTAAGATGATAGGCGAAGCAAATAGAGTTCTTTCAGACAAAGGAAAACGCTCTTTATATGATAGTAAGTGTAGTAGATTATCAGTCAGAACTATCCCAACAAAGTCAAAGCCACCACCCAGTAAGCCAAGCATTATTCCTTGGAATTCTCTGCAAGCGTTCTGGACTAGCTGCCCTTTCTGTTATACAAGATTTCAGTATCCCAGGAGTGTTATGAACAAAACTCTAAGATGTCAATCATGTTTGCAGTCTTTTATGGCTATTGAGTTAGATTCACAAGCTATACCTACTTCTTATACAAAAGTTCCAGATATGGCTTCCAAAATTTTTCCTGTGTTTCACAAAGGATCTGCAAGAACTTCTACAGATGCAAATGGTGGAGCATCAGCACCCGAGGGAGCTACTCAGGTTGGAGGGGATATgagagataaagaaaaaattaatcatatgaAATCACAAGAAAAAGCTGAAGGTTCTGGAACCCAATGCAAGAAAAGGAAGAGAAACAGTGAGGATAGTGCAGAAGAAGGTAATTGTTCTAGTACACAAAAGTCTGAAATTAAAGATCCTTTTAATATGAGGAAATCCACTAGACTAAATGAAACACTTGGAGATGATAAAAAAGAGAACGGTTCAGATGATGTCAGCTCTAGGGAGAAATTCAAGCCACAAAAcggaatttcatcttcttccCACGGGAGCTTCCCTGAAAGAAGCTCTGAAGGTCGACAACATGAAGAAGCATGTAAAGAGGGGACATCCATCAGTAAAG ATGCTGCTACGGACTTTAAGATCATCGGGGATCCAGAGttctacaattttaataaagatAGAGAAAAAAAGTGTTTTCTTATTAATCAATTGTGGGCATGTTATGGAAAAGAAGATAAGATGCCTAGGTTCTATGTGGTTATCAGGAAAGTATACTCGTCTGAATTCAAGTTAAGAATTACTTGGCTGGAACCTCACCTGGAAGGCCAAAGGAAGAagttcaatttattaaaagactTACCTATTTCTGCAGGCAAGTTTAAGCTTGGAAACACACAAGAAACTACCGATCTTTCTACTTTCTCTCATCCGGTCCACTTCGAAAAAGGTACTAGTCGAGGTTCTTACATGATATACCCTAGAAAGGGAGAAACGTGGGCCATCTTCAAGAATAGGAAAATGAGCTTGAGTTCCGAATTTGAAATCGTTGAAATAGTGTCGAACCTTGTAGTTGGTGTTGGCATTCAAGTTGCTCTTCTGGGTAAAGTCAAAGGGTTTATCAGCCTGTTTAAGAAGAAAACCAAGCAAAATGGATCGGTTATTTTTCCAATAAGCGATCTACTTGACTTTTCTCACCGAATTCCTTCGTTCAGGTTGACTGGTAACGAAAGAGAAGGTGTCCCCAAAGGGTATCTTGAACTCGATCCTGCTGCAGTGCCTAATGACATTGAGTATTGCGAACTCGAACCTAACGGTTTACATCCTAATCCTGAGAAGTTGCAACAACCGAGGAAGAATCTGCAAAGCTCCCCTAGAAAAGTCAACTCTACAGATGACAAACACAACAAAACCGAAGAACATATAATACCCAACTCTGAAGACAAAAACTTTATTGATCTAACTGCATCGTCGAGTCATGCCAAAAACACTAAGTTTGTTTCACCAGCAAGTAAAATCTTACAAGAATTTTACAACTTCGgatcagacaagtctgaagtaagCTTCCATCCTGATCAAATCTGGGCAATGTACGCCGCAGATGGCCTGCCTAAGAAATATgctcaaattaagaaaattcaaTCAACTCCATTTCGGATATTCGTGTTGATGCTTGAAACTGACTTTCCACGCAGTGAGAATGTCTGTGGAACATTCAAAGTCAGTACCGGAAAACCCAAGCCATTTTCTCCATCCGCCTTTTCTCATGTTGTAAAAGCAGAAGTTCATGGAAATAGCCTAATTGACATTTACCCTAAAGCAGGACAGGTTTGGATGCTAGACAAGAATTGGGACGAAACTTTTCGCATGGAAAATTGCAACTATGAAATTGCTGAAGTTCTTGAAAGCAATAATGAACAGTTTATTAAGATTTCACTTTTGCTTCATCTGAAGGGTTCGAAAACAATTTTTAAGGGGGCTAGAGGACGGAGCATGAGCAGTTGTATTGTGGAAATACCGTGGAAAGAAGTAGGGAGATTCTGTTACCAGATTCCTTGTTTCAAGTTCACGACCGAAAGGAATGGGATGTTGAGAGGTTGTTGGGAGCTAGATCCTGCTGCCATGCCGAAAAAATTTCAACCTTTGGAATAG